In Acidobacteriota bacterium, one genomic interval encodes:
- a CDS encoding outer membrane beta-barrel protein, whose translation MWKFMLAVLMVMAAPATMAGSDWYVSGSFGTVSQEESENSGAFTSDFTTGDGSPAVPNGTVLPLGTNVGWTTEFDSGTAFSFEAGKRYSSGLRSGIEVSWASADVDFHDGVTAGGTLIDGVDAAVLTGSAMQLGATVGQIVAAGQGEIETMSMMANAYYDFNRDGMFSPYLGAGIGFSSVDVTFNPSGVGIIDDDDTAFAYQVKVGATLNFRDRWEAFAEYGWREADIEADASLIPASLDIENEQGLLSVGMRYKFGK comes from the coding sequence ATGTGGAAGTTCATGCTCGCGGTCCTGATGGTGATGGCGGCTCCGGCAACTATGGCCGGTTCGGATTGGTACGTGAGTGGTTCGTTCGGTACCGTTTCTCAGGAAGAAAGCGAAAACTCCGGCGCCTTCACCTCCGACTTCACGACCGGCGACGGCAGCCCGGCCGTCCCCAACGGCACCGTCCTTCCGTTGGGAACCAACGTGGGATGGACCACCGAATTCGACAGCGGCACGGCGTTCTCGTTCGAGGCCGGCAAGCGCTACTCGAGCGGTCTTCGTTCCGGGATCGAGGTCTCGTGGGCCAGCGCCGACGTAGACTTCCACGACGGCGTCACGGCCGGCGGAACGTTGATCGACGGTGTCGACGCCGCGGTCCTGACCGGAAGCGCCATGCAGCTCGGGGCCACCGTGGGCCAGATCGTCGCCGCCGGGCAAGGCGAAATCGAGACGATGAGCATGATGGCCAACGCCTACTACGACTTCAACCGCGACGGCATGTTCTCGCCCTACCTCGGTGCCGGCATCGGGTTCTCCTCGGTGGACGTCACGTTCAACCCTTCGGGCGTGGGCATCATCGACGACGATGACACGGCGTTCGCCTACCAGGTCAAGGTCGGGGCTACGCTCAACTTCAGAGATCGCTGGGAAGCGTTCGCCGAGTACGGCTGGCGCGAGGCCGACATCGAGGCCGATGCCAGCCTGATCCCGGCTTCGCTCGACATCGAGAACGAGCAGGGCCTCCTGTCCGTCGGCATGCGCTACAAGTTCGGCAAATAA
- a CDS encoding tetratricopeptide repeat protein produces the protein MPDCKAASTACWIVMKALEKDRTRRYETASALSQDIRRYLANEPISARPPSSAYRAGKFVRRNRLAVAMVSALLVALVAGVVGTGIGFVRERSQARRAQTVTDMLTNMLGKVDPNVAKGQDITVRQVLDELAKTIDEDFGNEPEIEAEVRATIGTMYYELGLYEAAEPHLEKAVKLHRRVHGAEHEATLNLLNRVAMNSYGQRRFDRATEIWEELVASQSDQLGAKHERTLTAKQNLATIYKNLQRFDEAERLFVDVLEDRRRVLGNDNGFTTATMNNLANLYNQTGRPEMAEPLYVEALAIRRRVLGNDHGKTLVSAFSLGNLRLERGDKKSAEALLREAYDGLETLYKGDNHEHTLYALHALALTLQGLGRLDEATTLAERSLRRHHKKYGTEAEDTIAAAALLVELFDEQQRTSDAAELRRQYGINPVTVD, from the coding sequence GTGCCCGATTGCAAAGCCGCATCGACGGCTTGCTGGATCGTGATGAAAGCGCTGGAGAAAGATCGTACCCGGCGCTACGAAACGGCGAGTGCCCTGAGTCAGGATATTCGACGCTATCTGGCCAACGAGCCCATCTCGGCCCGGCCGCCGAGTAGCGCCTATCGCGCCGGGAAATTCGTACGTCGCAACAGGTTGGCAGTTGCGATGGTGTCGGCACTGCTGGTCGCACTGGTTGCAGGTGTCGTAGGCACGGGGATCGGATTCGTTCGTGAGCGCAGCCAGGCACGCAGGGCGCAAACGGTCACCGACATGCTCACGAACATGCTCGGCAAGGTCGATCCGAACGTCGCCAAGGGCCAGGACATCACGGTGCGTCAGGTGCTCGACGAGTTGGCCAAGACCATCGACGAGGATTTCGGTAACGAACCGGAGATCGAAGCCGAGGTGCGCGCAACCATCGGCACGATGTACTACGAACTGGGGTTGTATGAGGCTGCGGAGCCTCATCTGGAGAAAGCGGTCAAGCTACATCGGCGGGTCCACGGAGCTGAGCACGAGGCGACGCTGAACCTGCTCAACCGAGTGGCCATGAATTCCTACGGGCAGCGGCGCTTCGACCGGGCGACCGAAATCTGGGAGGAATTGGTGGCCTCGCAGAGCGACCAGCTGGGAGCAAAGCACGAGCGCACGCTGACGGCCAAGCAGAATCTCGCGACCATCTACAAGAACCTCCAGCGCTTCGACGAGGCCGAGCGTCTGTTCGTGGACGTGCTTGAAGATCGACGCCGAGTTCTGGGCAATGACAACGGCTTTACGACGGCGACGATGAACAACCTGGCCAACCTGTACAACCAGACCGGCCGCCCCGAGATGGCCGAGCCACTGTACGTTGAGGCGCTTGCAATCAGGCGCAGGGTACTGGGCAACGACCACGGGAAGACGCTGGTCAGCGCGTTCAGTCTGGGAAACTTGCGTCTTGAGCGGGGCGACAAGAAGAGCGCCGAGGCACTCCTGCGGGAAGCCTACGACGGTCTAGAGACCCTTTACAAGGGCGACAACCACGAACACACGCTGTACGCCCTCCATGCCTTGGCCTTGACCCTTCAGGGCCTCGGGCGACTGGACGAGGCGACGACGTTGGCCGAGCGATCGTTGCGCCGTCATCACAAGAAGTACGGGACCGAGGCCGAAGATACGATCGCAGCAGCCGCTCTACTTGTGGAGCTTTTCGACGAGCAGCAGCGTACGAGCGATGCCGCCGAGTTGCGCCGACAATACGGCATTAACCCGGTGACCGTTGACTAG
- a CDS encoding right-handed parallel beta-helix repeat-containing protein — protein MQSGTLIRILPGLGVYNESVVVNRGMVLQFEGATTTARSHSGVSVSGTTGPAFDLVSSLGTNRITLRDLTIGGTDGIQAAVGAELDELTFSSISGTALILNAGSHVVRDVSFDGTVANGVTIAAGADLTARNTSWMGLTGTALQISGTATIDECLIVQNAQAIAVAASSGSLQMLRSTVADSSGSGVDNSGVGAVAIDGSILWNNSVADMAGVSCSDVSHSIVGTVDCTLVNGNLQSDPLFAGANDYQLQPGSPALDSGPAPSLYGGEPCTDLNGDRRLRDWDGDGLAQNDLGPYEAHNTGLVPGDVANLFWSDSQTLEWDAAASATEYHIYRDFLGTLGYAAFGTCRDDLDGNRTDTLLSDGELPAPGTAFFYLISAEDGGGAEGSIGFATCVERSNFSVCP, from the coding sequence TTGCAATCGGGCACCCTGATTCGCATTCTCCCCGGCCTCGGCGTGTACAACGAGAGTGTCGTCGTCAATCGCGGCATGGTGCTTCAGTTCGAGGGAGCAACGACTACGGCGCGCAGCCACTCGGGAGTGAGTGTATCCGGGACCACGGGGCCAGCCTTCGACCTGGTCTCATCGTTGGGAACGAACAGAATCACGCTCCGCGACCTGACAATCGGCGGGACCGACGGAATCCAGGCGGCGGTGGGAGCCGAACTCGACGAGCTAACCTTTTCGTCAATCAGCGGTACGGCGCTGATCCTGAACGCCGGGAGTCACGTCGTTCGTGACGTGAGTTTCGACGGAACAGTCGCCAACGGCGTGACGATCGCGGCGGGCGCCGACCTGACCGCACGAAACACTTCCTGGATGGGGCTGACCGGAACCGCGTTGCAGATCTCCGGGACAGCGACAATCGACGAATGCTTGATCGTGCAGAACGCGCAGGCCATCGCGGTCGCCGCGTCCAGCGGCTCGCTCCAGATGTTGCGCTCCACGGTGGCCGATAGCAGTGGGTCTGGCGTGGACAACAGCGGTGTCGGGGCGGTTGCGATCGATGGTTCGATCCTGTGGAACAACTCGGTCGCGGACATGGCGGGCGTCAGTTGCAGCGACGTATCGCACTCGATCGTCGGCACCGTCGATTGCACTCTGGTCAATGGCAACTTGCAGAGCGATCCGCTGTTTGCCGGGGCGAACGATTACCAGTTGCAACCGGGCTCGCCAGCGTTGGACTCTGGCCCCGCCCCGTCGCTCTACGGGGGAGAGCCTTGCACCGACCTCAACGGCGATCGCCGCTTGCGCGACTGGGACGGTGACGGTCTGGCTCAGAACGATCTGGGTCCGTACGAGGCGCACAACACCGGGCTGGTCCCTGGTGATGTTGCCAACTTGTTCTGGAGCGATTCTCAAACGTTGGAGTGGGATGCTGCGGCGTCAGCGACGGAATACCACATTTATCGCGATTTTCTCGGGACCCTCGGGTACGCGGCCTTCGGAACGTGCCGCGACGATCTGGATGGGAATCGAACCGACACCCTGCTCAGCGATGGAGAGCTACCGGCGCCCGGAACGGCCTTCTTCTATCTGATCTCCGCGGAGGACGGCGGGGGAGCAGAGGGCAGCATCGGATTCGC